A part of Acidisarcina sp. genomic DNA contains:
- a CDS encoding STAS domain-containing protein — protein sequence MMEIAVERIDGIAVATMPVEELDAGNVGDFKRAIAPILQDNSMLVLDLSPLHFIDSSGLGAMLSCLRQLSAKGGELKLSGMSKQVRALFELVRMHRVFDIYDTKEEAAHAFAK from the coding sequence ATGATGGAAATCGCAGTCGAAAGGATAGATGGCATCGCTGTTGCGACGATGCCTGTTGAGGAGCTGGACGCAGGCAACGTTGGAGACTTCAAGCGCGCCATTGCACCGATTCTGCAAGACAATAGCATGCTGGTGCTCGATTTAAGCCCGCTGCACTTTATCGATAGCTCCGGGCTGGGCGCTATGCTCTCCTGCCTTCGGCAATTGAGCGCCAAGGGCGGAGAGCTGAAGCTCTCCGGCATGTCGAAGCAGGTGCGGGCTCTCTTCGAACTCGTGCGCATGCACCGGGTCTTCGATATCTATGACACCAAAGAAGAGGCTGCGCATGCTTTCGCCAAGTGA
- a CDS encoding DUF4010 domain-containing protein, whose amino-acid sequence MERELVGIVIAALGGAAVGVDRQRTFNDKEPGAIGGLRTFALLGTVAGACGYLLAHGHHSVGSTLLGATAATVLFVRLAAGRIQRDATTEIAAMAVIVSGVIAGYGLLGIAAALYAWIVFLLIEKSWLHTLVNRIGVVELEAAARFSAMALIVLPILPAGSFGPRGIFNPRAVWMLVLVFSGLSFCGYLARKALGAKTGWVVAGLLGGLISSTQVSLSFSRDSRSFAGADTSLFGGVMAATAMSILRVCVVCLFIKPALFFAVLPYMAAPFAVGAALTLYTLHRASNASATFEERSPLRVLLAMQLALLFVVVQYGVTFAKVWFGTMGLIGSAALLGSTDIDALVVSLFPLIHQGMDVSVAAKTVVVGVMSNTAVKLAITSIYGKGSFRLKSGLGLACVIAALALGLKLIR is encoded by the coding sequence GTGGAAAGAGAGCTCGTTGGTATCGTGATTGCCGCGCTTGGCGGAGCAGCCGTGGGCGTCGACCGCCAACGCACCTTTAACGACAAAGAACCCGGAGCGATTGGCGGCCTCCGAACCTTCGCTCTTCTGGGCACGGTGGCTGGAGCATGCGGCTATCTTCTCGCGCATGGACACCATTCCGTTGGGAGCACATTGCTGGGGGCAACTGCTGCCACGGTGCTCTTCGTCCGATTGGCCGCGGGCAGGATACAGCGCGACGCAACTACAGAAATAGCGGCCATGGCCGTCATCGTCAGCGGCGTTATTGCCGGCTACGGGTTGCTGGGAATTGCCGCCGCTCTCTATGCCTGGATCGTATTCCTGCTCATTGAAAAGTCATGGCTGCATACGCTCGTCAACCGCATTGGCGTGGTCGAGCTTGAGGCGGCTGCGCGCTTTTCCGCCATGGCCTTGATCGTCCTGCCGATTCTTCCTGCGGGGAGCTTTGGACCGCGAGGCATCTTCAATCCTCGTGCTGTCTGGATGCTGGTTTTGGTGTTTTCCGGGCTGAGCTTCTGCGGCTATCTGGCAAGGAAAGCGCTGGGCGCCAAAACAGGTTGGGTCGTTGCCGGTCTGCTCGGCGGATTGATCTCTTCGACGCAGGTGTCCTTATCGTTCTCGCGGGATAGCCGCAGCTTTGCGGGAGCGGACACCTCGCTGTTTGGCGGAGTGATGGCAGCAACAGCAATGTCGATCCTTCGCGTATGCGTGGTTTGTCTTTTCATTAAACCTGCGCTGTTTTTCGCTGTCTTGCCTTACATGGCCGCACCTTTTGCTGTGGGAGCAGCGCTGACTCTCTATACGCTCCATCGCGCCTCGAACGCCTCGGCAACTTTTGAGGAGAGGAGCCCGTTGCGGGTTCTTCTTGCCATGCAACTCGCGCTGCTCTTCGTCGTCGTCCAGTATGGAGTGACCTTTGCCAAGGTATGGTTCGGAACGATGGGACTGATCGGCTCCGCTGCGCTGCTGGGGTCGACAGATATCGATGCGCTGGTGGTCTCGCTCTTTCCGCTGATCCATCAAGGGATGGACGTGAGCGTAGCCGCAAAGACAGTGGTGGTGGGCGTTATGAGCAATACAGCGGTCAAGCTCGCCATTACTTCGATTTACGGCAAGGGAAGCTTCCGCTTAAAATCTGGCCTGGGGCTGGCCTGCGTGATTGCGGCCTTGGCGCTGGGGTTGAAGCTGATCCGCTGA
- the aldA gene encoding aldehyde dehydrogenase, producing the protein MSTTQAALRRYEMLIDGKFVTSDKMLQVVNPSTEEVISEVPSCTVEDVNSAVLAAEKAQKSWAALPAIRRAGYLREIATLIRANSESLARTITEEQGKVLSLAQVEVDFAADYVDYMAEFARRYEGEIIQSDRPGENILLYKQPIGVIAGILPWNFPFFLIVRKVAPALVTGNTIVVKPSSETPNNAFEFAKLIAQSSLPKGVFNLVSGSGSVIGKALASHPKVGMVSMTGSVDGGVAVMHAASDNVTKVSLELGGKAPAIVMADADLDLAVKAIRLSRILNTGQLCNCAERVYVHESIADSFIEKMTAAMQQTVVGDPLASATEMGPLVSRKQLELVDAAVQRAIQEGAVLKCGGKKAEGKAGYYYPPTVLTNCKQDSDIMQQEVFGPVLPITTFKTLDEALEYANDCEYGLTSSIYTQSLDAAMRASNELKFGETYVNRENFEAMQGFHAGWRKSGIGGADGKHGLEEYLQTHVVYMNYDLQKQ; encoded by the coding sequence ATGAGCACAACACAGGCAGCGCTCAGGCGCTATGAGATGTTGATCGACGGTAAGTTCGTAACCTCGGACAAGATGTTGCAGGTCGTGAATCCCTCCACGGAAGAGGTCATCTCCGAGGTTCCGAGTTGTACGGTCGAGGATGTGAACTCCGCTGTTCTCGCCGCGGAGAAAGCGCAGAAGAGTTGGGCAGCCTTGCCGGCGATCCGGCGCGCGGGTTACCTGCGGGAGATCGCAACGCTGATTCGCGCAAACAGTGAATCGCTGGCACGGACCATTACTGAAGAGCAAGGCAAGGTTTTATCCCTCGCGCAGGTTGAGGTGGATTTCGCCGCTGACTACGTAGACTATATGGCGGAGTTTGCCCGCCGTTACGAAGGCGAAATTATCCAGAGCGATCGCCCTGGGGAAAATATTCTGCTCTATAAGCAGCCGATTGGCGTCATCGCCGGTATTTTGCCCTGGAATTTCCCCTTCTTTCTTATTGTGCGCAAGGTCGCTCCCGCGCTGGTCACCGGCAACACGATCGTAGTGAAGCCAAGCAGCGAGACTCCCAACAACGCTTTTGAGTTTGCCAAGCTCATTGCCCAGTCATCCCTGCCAAAGGGAGTCTTCAATCTGGTCTCCGGCTCCGGCTCGGTCATCGGCAAGGCGCTTGCAAGCCATCCCAAGGTCGGCATGGTGAGCATGACGGGCAGTGTGGATGGTGGCGTTGCGGTCATGCATGCAGCGTCGGACAACGTGACGAAAGTCTCGCTGGAGCTTGGCGGCAAGGCTCCGGCCATTGTGATGGCAGATGCGGATCTCGATCTGGCGGTCAAGGCCATCCGGCTATCGCGCATTCTCAATACCGGCCAGCTCTGCAACTGCGCGGAGCGCGTCTATGTTCACGAGTCCATTGCAGACTCATTCATCGAGAAGATGACCGCGGCGATGCAGCAGACAGTCGTCGGCGATCCATTGGCCTCTGCCACGGAGATGGGACCTCTGGTGAGCAGGAAGCAGCTTGAATTGGTCGATGCGGCAGTGCAGCGGGCGATCCAGGAAGGCGCTGTGTTGAAATGCGGCGGCAAGAAGGCTGAGGGCAAGGCCGGCTATTACTATCCGCCGACGGTGCTGACCAACTGCAAACAGGACTCCGACATCATGCAGCAGGAGGTCTTCGGGCCGGTTCTGCCGATCACCACGTTCAAGACTTTGGACGAGGCACTGGAGTACGCCAACGATTGCGAATATGGACTGACCTCTTCCATCTATACGCAAAGTCTGGATGCTGCAATGCGCGCTTCGAACGAATTGAAGTTCGGTGAAACCTATGTGAATCGTGAGAATTTTGAAGCGATGCAGGGTTTCCATGCCGGATGGCGCAAGTCCGGAATCGGCGGCGCCGATGGGAAGCACGGGCTGGAGGAGTATCTCCAGACACACGTGGTCTACATGAACTACGACTTGCAGAAGCAGTGA
- a CDS encoding universal stress protein: MQVSTAINVTFQEVLTATDLSSASTKALGYAKAIARRYHSHLLLVHVNEPPRSEAAWYDIRESQNRIGEKLQSDAATMRADGFNVEAVSAQGSAGHEIVALSKTFQSDLIVVGTHGPQGMDRLLFGSTAEMVLRHADCAVMTVGPAAQQAVAGEWRPKEVVCALSLDPRQVEAAVYGYRLATSLGANYTVFHLEDPWQPDNEGAWREVQSIIDRSLPEEEARKPLIRSYFLSDSVPADIVTAASNLKADLLVLAAAPMPIGTTHFFQGIVPHVISTASCPVLTIHG, translated from the coding sequence ATGCAGGTTTCCACTGCCATCAACGTTACCTTTCAAGAGGTCCTGACCGCGACGGACCTATCCAGCGCCTCAACGAAAGCGCTTGGGTATGCCAAGGCAATCGCGCGGCGCTATCATTCCCACTTATTGCTTGTCCACGTCAATGAGCCGCCCAGGTCGGAGGCGGCGTGGTACGACATCCGCGAATCGCAAAACAGAATTGGAGAGAAATTGCAGAGCGATGCCGCAACCATGCGGGCGGACGGTTTCAACGTCGAGGCTGTTAGTGCCCAGGGCTCCGCCGGGCATGAAATTGTTGCTCTCTCCAAAACATTTCAGTCCGATCTCATCGTAGTTGGAACGCATGGGCCTCAAGGGATGGATCGTTTGCTCTTCGGCTCTACGGCGGAGATGGTGCTTCGCCATGCAGACTGTGCCGTCATGACCGTTGGTCCCGCAGCACAGCAGGCGGTAGCTGGCGAGTGGAGACCAAAGGAAGTGGTGTGTGCGCTAAGCCTCGATCCCAGGCAGGTGGAAGCAGCCGTGTATGGATACCGGCTGGCGACGAGCCTGGGTGCCAACTACACAGTCTTCCACCTGGAAGACCCCTGGCAGCCGGACAACGAAGGTGCCTGGCGGGAGGTTCAATCCATTATCGACAGGTCGCTTCCCGAGGAAGAAGCGAGGAAACCTCTGATTCGCAGCTATTTTTTGAGCGATAGCGTGCCTGCGGATATTGTGACCGCCGCCAGCAACTTGAAGGCTGATCTTCTGGTTCTGGCTGCGGCCCCTATGCCGATCGGTACTACGCACTTCTTCCAGGGGATTGTGCCGCACGTAATCAGCACAGCATCCTGCCCGGTGCTGACGATTCACGGCTGA
- a CDS encoding RNA-binding S4 domain-containing protein, translating into MSSVRMDKWLWAARFFKTRALAARACELGRIQSNGQLAKAAREVRAGDLLQVRNESGDFQVEVLLLSEVRGPAAVAQTLYRETEASRELRQKLAEERKAMPNFESLREGKPSKRDRRELNRIRGRG; encoded by the coding sequence ATGTCTTCTGTTCGGATGGATAAGTGGCTTTGGGCCGCAAGGTTTTTCAAGACGCGAGCGCTGGCCGCTCGTGCCTGCGAACTGGGCAGGATTCAGTCCAATGGCCAGCTGGCCAAGGCTGCGCGAGAGGTCCGTGCTGGCGACCTGCTGCAAGTGAGAAACGAAAGCGGAGACTTCCAGGTGGAGGTTCTGCTCCTGAGTGAGGTGCGTGGTCCGGCCGCGGTCGCCCAGACGCTCTATCGCGAGACGGAGGCAAGCCGCGAACTGCGGCAAAAGCTGGCTGAAGAGCGGAAGGCAATGCCGAACTTCGAATCCTTGCGGGAAGGTAAACCCTCCAAGCGGGATCGACGCGAACTCAATCGGATTCGCGGGCGAGGATAA
- a CDS encoding universal stress protein — protein MDKNVIHRWSNPDTILVATNLADRPALMLHSISQAKASGAQVLLVHVIRPAYLSANSEEGVPFVLPSPTVHEVRAKLKDLACEYQQNGIPCEPIALKGLPAEEIPALVKDRSVDRVLVATRNADGVARLIEGSVAEDVMTGVDVPVCVIGRHVRAPNHDSPGSARILFATSLKPGCEEAAHFACKVAEFLQANLTLLHVISGKEGDAERIASEDAVRERLETLLEEEVDLWCKPKITIRHGDPAAEILSETSGHLQDWIILGAPPHSSVARVLNVGVVQNVLAEARCPVITLKHTALLNV, from the coding sequence ATGGATAAGAACGTAATCCATCGCTGGAGCAATCCCGACACGATTCTGGTCGCAACGAATCTCGCAGATCGGCCTGCCTTGATGCTGCATTCTATTTCACAAGCCAAAGCCAGCGGTGCACAGGTTCTCCTGGTGCACGTGATCCGGCCGGCATATCTAAGTGCAAATTCGGAAGAGGGCGTTCCTTTCGTTTTGCCGAGTCCTACAGTCCACGAGGTTCGAGCAAAGTTGAAAGACCTGGCGTGTGAGTATCAGCAGAACGGGATTCCCTGCGAGCCAATCGCACTCAAAGGACTGCCTGCCGAAGAGATCCCCGCTCTGGTGAAAGACAGATCGGTAGACCGGGTGCTGGTTGCCACCAGAAATGCAGATGGTGTCGCACGGTTGATCGAGGGCTCGGTTGCGGAAGATGTGATGACAGGCGTCGATGTACCTGTGTGCGTGATTGGCCGCCATGTTCGCGCACCCAACCACGACAGCCCCGGCTCTGCGCGGATTCTCTTTGCGACATCCCTTAAGCCGGGATGTGAGGAGGCAGCCCATTTCGCCTGCAAGGTCGCGGAATTCCTCCAAGCCAATCTCACGCTTCTACACGTAATCTCCGGCAAAGAAGGGGATGCCGAAAGAATTGCTTCGGAGGATGCCGTTCGCGAGAGGTTGGAGACATTGCTTGAGGAAGAAGTCGATCTCTGGTGCAAACCCAAGATAACCATCCGTCATGGCGATCCAGCCGCGGAGATCCTGTCCGAAACAAGCGGGCACTTGCAGGATTGGATCATTCTCGGCGCACCGCCCCACTCTTCCGTAGCACGCGTACTCAATGTTGGCGTGGTGCAAAATGTCCTGGCGGAGGCGCGCTGCCCGGTCATCACGCTGAAGCATACTGCCCTGCTGAACGTATGA
- the larA gene encoding nickel-dependent lactate racemase: MEINFAFGKNGLKVELPEGYRYQVLESRSAEPLTHPEAAIENALDHPVAGPSLKELAAGKRSAAISVCDITRPVPNWQILPPMLVRLEEAGIPREAITILIATGLHRPASEAEIREICGETIAARYRVLNHHARELSEHRNLGTTASGTPVYVDERFVAADLHLTLGFIEPHLMLGFSGGRKLIAPGLAAQETIKVLHSPKFMRDPRSMEGSVDENPLHHELLEIARMARHDFLVDVALTREDGHHRIAAVFAGAPEEAHRKGREFVSKVMLQQMEEPVDAVITTAAGYPLDLTFYQAIKGITGAAQVVKPGGKILILAECSEGAGGPEFSRMLGENPSDRLFMDKIARDPVLVDQWQLEKLGLVTAKVGVLYFVPGLEPEYQSRLWGTAYPTVKAAVNALTSSVATNERIALIPEGPYVLARAQVGQSIGARGSVSRESSAPGRMLC, from the coding sequence GTGGAAATCAATTTTGCTTTTGGAAAGAATGGCCTGAAAGTAGAGCTTCCGGAAGGCTACCGGTATCAGGTTCTGGAATCGCGGTCGGCGGAGCCGCTGACACATCCTGAAGCCGCGATTGAAAATGCCCTCGACCATCCCGTTGCCGGCCCGTCCTTAAAGGAGCTTGCAGCCGGGAAGCGCTCGGCGGCGATTTCCGTGTGCGACATTACGCGCCCTGTTCCTAACTGGCAGATTCTGCCGCCCATGCTGGTCAGGCTGGAAGAGGCAGGGATTCCGCGCGAAGCGATTACGATTCTGATCGCCACCGGGCTGCACCGGCCTGCCTCCGAAGCGGAGATACGCGAAATTTGCGGCGAGACGATCGCGGCGCGATACCGCGTGCTCAATCACCATGCACGCGAACTCTCCGAACACCGCAACCTGGGCACCACTGCCTCAGGAACTCCGGTTTACGTGGATGAGCGCTTCGTTGCCGCCGACCTGCACCTCACTCTGGGCTTTATTGAACCGCACCTGATGCTGGGATTTTCCGGAGGACGCAAGCTGATCGCTCCTGGACTTGCAGCGCAGGAGACGATCAAGGTACTGCATAGCCCAAAATTCATGCGCGATCCTCGCAGCATGGAAGGCTCCGTCGACGAAAATCCCCTGCACCACGAGTTGCTGGAGATTGCCCGGATGGCGCGGCATGATTTCCTGGTGGATGTGGCGTTGACCCGCGAGGACGGGCATCATCGCATCGCTGCGGTTTTCGCAGGCGCTCCCGAGGAGGCCCACCGCAAGGGCAGGGAGTTTGTATCGAAGGTGATGCTGCAGCAGATGGAGGAGCCGGTGGATGCAGTGATCACCACAGCCGCGGGCTACCCGCTTGACCTCACCTTCTACCAGGCGATCAAGGGCATCACCGGCGCGGCGCAGGTCGTGAAGCCGGGCGGAAAGATCCTGATACTTGCCGAGTGTTCCGAAGGCGCCGGCGGTCCTGAGTTCAGCAGGATGCTTGGGGAGAATCCCTCGGATCGTCTGTTCATGGACAAGATTGCCAGGGATCCTGTCCTGGTGGATCAGTGGCAGCTTGAGAAACTGGGCCTGGTGACGGCGAAGGTGGGCGTGCTCTATTTCGTCCCGGGGCTGGAACCTGAGTATCAGAGCCGCCTGTGGGGCACGGCCTATCCGACGGTAAAAGCGGCGGTCAACGCCCTGACCTCCTCCGTTGCCACCAATGAAAGAATCGCCCTTATTCCCGAAGGCCCCTACGTTCTGGCCAGAGCCCAGGTCGGCCAGAGCATAGGGGCGCGCGGTTCAGTCAGCCGTGAATCGTCAGCACCGGGCAGGATGCTGTGCTGA
- a CDS encoding SpoIIE family protein phosphatase, which translates to MPEIHDDRQEVRDPAQENPAVHAARALANLQSVVADLGQRALRGAPWSQMLNDAAEEVAQALGVDYSEILEMLPNREALLMTAGVGWKPGYVGHATVGLGKDSQAGYTLLSDKPVVVEDLQQEKRFARTALLSEHEVVSGASVVISTSEGPCGVLGALTRHRRSFPADEISFLQAVANILGSVMERQRAEARLWRVSQAQRVLSKCNHTLIRATEESTLLQQICDIVVDEAGYRLCWVGRAENDLEKSVTVMAEAGFEAGYLASVNINWAETERGAGPVGTAIRTHKTVVTQHIAADPAMLPWRAEALKRGYASIVAIPLLVDAVTFGALAIYSAEPDAFDIEEVKLLTELANDLAFGISTLRTRAEQAKSALALLEMEEHIRLLLDSTAEAICGIDLQGNCTWVNQACMKMLGYDDPGSLLGKSLHQLAHYQLADGKSLPQEECRVHQALAKGGYAHVDDEVLWRADGTSFPVEYWSHPMYRGGKAIGAVITFLDITERKRAEAEIRALNAGLEQRVAARTAQLQTANKELEQARERETEIGSKIQQTLLLDQPPRDIPGLEVAALTIPSMRIDGDFYIFLRHSDERLDVIVGDVMGKGIPAALLGAATKSAFLRAFSDLMALSRDKKLPEPKDIVMLAHMELVRHLIDLESFVTLCYARFNLNKGSLDFVDCGHTGIVHLHGKTGRHEMLHGDGLPLGVREGEIYDQISVAFEPDDLFFFYSDGVTEARSPAGELFGPQRLEECIVRNGQLEPAPLVEAVRQSVAAFTGTERLTDDLTSVAIRVEEREIPIARRELEIASSLRQLRKAREFVRTFCRSLPSPALDESFIGALELAVNEAASNIMKHAYHGREDQWIRIEAEAFPDRIVIHLHHFGDAFDSKTAPLPPFDGSRDSGFGTYIISRSVDEVRYYRDEHGRNCIELLKTRPAGGK; encoded by the coding sequence ATGCCCGAGATTCACGATGACCGGCAGGAGGTTCGCGACCCCGCGCAGGAGAATCCAGCGGTACATGCAGCACGAGCTCTGGCCAATCTCCAGTCAGTGGTGGCCGATCTTGGACAGCGCGCTCTACGGGGTGCGCCATGGTCCCAGATGCTGAACGATGCAGCGGAAGAGGTTGCCCAGGCTCTCGGCGTCGATTATTCCGAGATTCTGGAGATGCTGCCGAATCGCGAAGCGCTGTTGATGACAGCCGGAGTGGGATGGAAGCCGGGATACGTCGGTCACGCCACGGTTGGCCTTGGCAAGGATTCTCAGGCCGGATATACGCTGCTTTCAGACAAACCGGTCGTGGTCGAAGATCTGCAGCAGGAGAAGCGCTTCGCGCGAACTGCCCTGCTGAGCGAACACGAAGTGGTGAGTGGCGCCAGCGTTGTTATCTCCACCAGCGAGGGCCCTTGCGGCGTACTTGGAGCACTGACTCGTCACCGCCGAAGTTTCCCTGCGGATGAGATCAGCTTTCTTCAGGCGGTCGCCAATATTCTTGGCTCGGTGATGGAACGTCAGCGGGCGGAGGCGCGGTTGTGGCGCGTCAGCCAGGCCCAGCGCGTGCTCAGCAAATGCAACCACACCCTTATTCGGGCAACCGAGGAATCCACGCTGCTGCAGCAGATATGCGACATCGTAGTGGACGAAGCTGGCTATCGGTTGTGTTGGGTCGGCCGTGCTGAGAACGACCTGGAAAAATCAGTAACCGTAATGGCCGAGGCAGGCTTCGAGGCAGGGTACCTGGCCAGCGTAAACATCAACTGGGCAGAAACCGAGCGGGGCGCCGGTCCCGTCGGTACAGCCATCCGCACACATAAGACAGTGGTGACACAACACATCGCCGCAGACCCGGCGATGCTCCCCTGGCGTGCGGAAGCCTTGAAGCGCGGTTATGCTTCCATCGTTGCCATACCTCTCCTTGTCGACGCGGTGACCTTCGGAGCTCTCGCGATTTATTCAGCGGAGCCGGACGCGTTCGACATTGAGGAAGTGAAGCTGCTGACCGAGCTCGCCAACGATCTGGCATTTGGCATCTCCACTTTGCGAACCCGGGCAGAGCAGGCAAAGAGTGCGTTGGCTCTCCTCGAGATGGAAGAGCACATCCGGCTGCTTTTGGACTCCACCGCGGAAGCGATCTGTGGAATCGATCTGCAGGGAAATTGCACCTGGGTCAACCAGGCATGCATGAAGATGCTTGGCTATGACGACCCGGGCAGTTTGCTCGGGAAGAGCCTTCATCAACTGGCACACTACCAGTTGGCTGATGGAAAGTCGTTGCCGCAGGAGGAGTGCAGGGTGCACCAGGCGCTGGCAAAAGGTGGCTACGCGCACGTGGATGACGAGGTGCTATGGCGTGCAGATGGGACATCCTTTCCGGTGGAGTACTGGTCCCATCCGATGTACCGCGGCGGAAAAGCGATTGGAGCGGTGATCACATTCCTAGACATCACGGAGCGCAAGCGTGCCGAGGCCGAGATCCGCGCGCTCAACGCTGGCCTGGAGCAGCGCGTTGCAGCGCGAACCGCCCAATTGCAGACCGCAAACAAGGAACTGGAACAGGCCCGGGAGCGGGAAACTGAGATCGGCTCCAAGATCCAGCAGACCTTGCTGCTCGATCAACCGCCCAGGGATATTCCCGGACTTGAAGTGGCTGCGCTGACAATCCCCTCCATGCGAATCGACGGCGATTTCTACATCTTTCTCCGGCACTCGGACGAGCGCCTGGATGTGATCGTCGGAGACGTCATGGGCAAAGGGATTCCCGCGGCGCTTCTGGGAGCCGCCACCAAGAGCGCCTTTCTCAGGGCCTTCAGCGACTTGATGGCCTTGTCCAGGGACAAAAAGCTGCCGGAACCCAAAGACATCGTGATGCTCGCACATATGGAACTGGTGCGGCACCTGATCGATCTGGAAAGCTTTGTAACCCTGTGCTATGCGCGATTCAACCTGAACAAGGGCAGCCTCGATTTCGTCGATTGCGGGCACACAGGGATCGTTCACCTGCACGGCAAAACCGGCCGCCATGAGATGCTGCACGGAGACGGCCTGCCGCTGGGAGTCCGGGAAGGTGAGATCTACGATCAGATCTCCGTTGCTTTCGAGCCCGACGACTTATTTTTCTTTTACTCGGATGGTGTTACCGAAGCGCGCAGCCCCGCTGGCGAGTTGTTTGGGCCCCAGCGCCTGGAGGAGTGTATTGTGCGCAACGGCCAGCTAGAGCCTGCGCCGCTGGTGGAAGCCGTTCGCCAAAGCGTCGCGGCCTTCACCGGGACCGAACGGCTGACGGACGACCTGACCAGCGTGGCCATCCGCGTGGAAGAAAGAGAGATTCCCATTGCACGGCGGGAGTTGGAGATCGCCAGCAGTCTACGGCAACTCCGCAAGGCACGCGAATTCGTGCGCACATTTTGCCGCAGTCTCCCCAGCCCAGCCCTGGACGAAAGCTTCATCGGCGCACTCGAACTCGCCGTCAACGAGGCGGCCAGCAACATCATGAAGCACGCCTACCATGGCCGCGAAGATCAGTGGATTCGCATCGAGGCCGAAGCGTTTCCAGATCGAATCGTGATTCACTTACATCACTTCGGAGATGCCTTTGACTCCAAGACAGCTCCATTGCCACCGTTCGATGGCTCGCGCGATTCCGGATTCGGCACATACATCATTTCGAGGAGCGTCGATGAAGTACGGTACTATCGCGATGAGCACGGTAGAAATTGCATCGAGTTGCTGAAGACCCGCCCAGCGGGAGGAAAGTGA